The following are encoded in a window of Fischerella sp. PCC 9605 genomic DNA:
- a CDS encoding SGNH/GDSL hydrolase family protein produces MATPAKTFPTWAILSLVTNSILLLAVILLLWRQQGVAAFLRTISPIQVKADTPPQPPPELGLRHKLNYQQWVDILKQEAKVAAQKRPPRLTILAGDSLSLWFPPEFLPENRNWLNQGISGENSAGLLKRLELFDRTQPETIFVMIGINDLIQGSSNEIILNNQRQIMRYLRKVHPKTQIVIQSILPHGGEQVTWEGREKLLAIPNRRIRKLNQRLQDIAITEGVKYLDLHPLFVNNQGNLRSQLSTDGLHLSPQGYLVWSSALQLYSQMELEAKR; encoded by the coding sequence GTGGCTACTCCTGCAAAAACTTTTCCTACCTGGGCGATTTTATCGCTAGTAACTAACAGCATACTATTGTTGGCGGTCATCTTGCTACTTTGGCGACAGCAGGGAGTAGCCGCTTTTTTAAGAACTATATCGCCAATTCAAGTCAAGGCGGACACTCCACCCCAACCCCCACCAGAGTTAGGCCTCCGGCACAAACTCAATTATCAGCAATGGGTAGACATTCTCAAACAAGAAGCCAAAGTCGCCGCGCAGAAACGCCCCCCACGTTTAACTATATTGGCTGGAGATTCTTTGAGTCTGTGGTTTCCCCCCGAGTTTTTACCCGAAAACAGGAATTGGTTAAACCAAGGAATTTCTGGAGAAAACAGTGCTGGACTATTGAAAAGATTAGAGCTATTTGACCGCACTCAACCCGAAACAATTTTTGTGATGATCGGCATTAACGATTTGATCCAGGGTAGTAGCAATGAGATAATTTTAAACAATCAACGGCAAATAATGCGTTACCTACGTAAGGTGCATCCCAAGACACAAATAGTTATCCAGTCGATTTTGCCACATGGAGGAGAACAAGTAACTTGGGAAGGGCGAGAAAAACTATTGGCAATTCCCAATAGGCGCATTCGCAAGTTGAATCAGCGATTGCAAGACATAGCAATAACAGAAGGCGTCAAATATTTAGACTTACATCCTCTGTTTGTTAACAATCAAGGTAACTTACGCTCTCAACTGAGTACTGACGGCTTACACTTGAGTCCTCAAGGCTATTTGGTCTGGAGTTCTGCCTTGCAATTGTACAGTCAGATGGAATTAGAAGCTAAGCGTTAG
- a CDS encoding DUF2330 domain-containing protein yields MKPLRFLFSLLLIFVVVFCFAPTAWAFCGFYVAKADTKLYNKASQVAIAHSGDRTVLTMANDYQGDVKDFAIVVPVPTVLQKEQVRVGNPKILERLDAFSAPRLVEYFDPDPCTLVYENALPQSAPAPAAQRSDAGAKRGGDSLGVTVEARFNVGEYDIVILSAKESGGLETWLIRNGYKIPKGAKQLLKPYIRQKMKFFVAKVNLDKFEETGYQYLRPLQISYQSPKFMLPIRLGMINTTTDQDLVVYILSPKGQAELTNYRTVKIPSNANIPLFVKNEFGEFYKSMFQTSYTREDRKVAFLEYAWDMGSCDPCSADPLSREELKQAGVFWFNDFPPDINQSAPFRNSIVPNDVFITRLHVRYSRDKFPEDLIFQETSNRENFQGRYILQHPFTGEAKCQAGRQYKQSLPKRFEQEAQTLARLTNWNIQDIRKKMNLESQLRTSWWQVILSWLGWN; encoded by the coding sequence ATGAAACCTTTAAGATTCCTATTTTCATTACTGCTGATATTTGTAGTTGTTTTTTGCTTTGCACCTACAGCTTGGGCATTTTGCGGTTTTTATGTTGCCAAAGCTGATACAAAACTGTATAACAAGGCGTCTCAGGTGGCGATCGCGCATAGTGGCGATCGCACTGTTCTGACAATGGCGAATGACTACCAAGGGGATGTGAAAGATTTTGCGATCGTTGTACCTGTACCCACAGTCCTGCAAAAAGAGCAAGTTCGCGTTGGCAACCCCAAGATTTTGGAGCGATTGGATGCTTTTAGCGCCCCGCGATTGGTAGAATATTTCGACCCCGATCCTTGCACCCTGGTGTACGAAAATGCCTTACCGCAATCTGCACCTGCACCAGCAGCCCAAAGAAGTGATGCAGGAGCAAAAAGAGGCGGTGATAGTTTGGGTGTGACTGTCGAAGCACGTTTCAACGTTGGCGAATACGATATTGTGATTTTGAGTGCCAAAGAATCTGGTGGACTAGAAACTTGGCTGATTCGCAACGGCTACAAAATTCCCAAAGGGGCAAAACAGTTACTTAAGCCGTACATCCGTCAAAAGATGAAATTTTTTGTTGCCAAAGTCAACCTGGACAAGTTTGAGGAAACTGGCTATCAGTACCTGCGTCCATTGCAAATTTCTTACCAATCGCCCAAATTCATGCTACCGATTCGTTTGGGTATGATTAATACCACAACAGACCAAGATCTGGTTGTCTACATCCTCTCGCCTAAAGGACAAGCAGAACTCACCAACTACCGCACGGTGAAAATTCCTTCCAACGCCAACATTCCCCTGTTTGTCAAAAATGAATTTGGCGAATTCTACAAATCTATGTTCCAAACGTCATACACTCGCGAAGACCGCAAGGTTGCATTTCTAGAATATGCTTGGGATATGGGTAGTTGCGATCCATGTTCTGCCGATCCCCTCAGCCGTGAAGAACTCAAGCAAGCAGGGGTATTTTGGTTCAATGATTTCCCTCCAGATATTAACCAGTCTGCGCCTTTTCGTAACTCTATTGTTCCGAACGACGTTTTTATCACCCGCCTGCACGTCCGCTACAGCCGCGATAAATTCCCTGAAGATTTGATATTCCAAGAAACCTCCAATCGCGAAAATTTCCAGGGGCGTTACATCCTACAACATCCTTTCACAGGCGAAGCAAAGTGTCAGGCAGGCAGACAATACAAGCAGTCCTTACCCAAACGGTTTGAACAAGAAGCGCAAACTCTAGCTAGACTAACCAATTGGAATATTCAGGATATTCGCAAAAAAATGAACCTAGAGAGTCAGCTAAGAACTTCTTGGTGGCAAGTTATTCTTTCGTGGTTAGGTTGGAACTAA